A window of the Streptomyces luomodiensis genome harbors these coding sequences:
- a CDS encoding tetratricopeptide repeat protein — translation MTGSESGFLNTLRALGTFRREHLGNRPSDRALSRLAGTSASTVGDWLRGTRFPQRLEQVLAVVEGIRSEADRHGLPTATATSLLDDSRWRAAYDQELERRTQNTRAAVERAQALSAQRGDLGWPVRNLDDPFTMDVHHAIDAGEDPNDTALPLLPTYIERDHDALLHRAARQAEEGRSALTTLIGGSSTGKTRACWETLQRLPGTWRLWHPIDPSYPEAALDGLPRVGPRTVVWLNEVQHYLLTMDPTLGERVAAGLRELLRSPDRGPVLLLATAHPEDWNRLTGAPHGTGDNHPQARALLTRAGSFTRIPDTFICDPQHLLQAAQSDPRIAEAHAHAKGGRLTQYLAGVPALLERIDTAPPLAAATICAAMDLRRLGHSPALPTALLEATAHALVTDEQWNQHAHTGWLKNTLTYLSTSCKGVPGPLTLIRQRPGTSPPDQEHYRLSDYLEELGRYTRRRYCPAPQFWTAALQYALSRDDRRALARAAHDRGRVGIAASILDEYSLPGLFDRSSDYALGEEARTARAEAALIRITKERAPDTPRVLDLFFKEKEARSLQELGEQERADAIWEELAEARFPGACMRIGDRHKEAGRRTEAEQWYRKGADSGDPEAMQALVFLLAEDGLLEEATEWTERIADVGDIYAYSRLAYRFEEVGDASRAKEYFRKAVDAGLIDCYTDLIRVHWNEGDQDTAQRLYNEAVQSGETSGPMMKAERAGEHATADELAFTAVDHGTVQPLRQLLWHRLQQPDTTLGETLARKAIDAGEAFIVHGLAELFSPSEHPQSLKAMQRVFESADEIGSSHPDA, via the coding sequence CGGCTTGCTGGAACCTCTGCCTCAACGGTCGGTGACTGGCTGCGCGGCACACGCTTTCCACAACGCCTCGAACAGGTGCTGGCCGTCGTAGAGGGGATACGTTCCGAAGCCGACAGGCACGGCCTACCGACCGCGACAGCCACCTCGCTTCTCGACGACAGCCGCTGGCGCGCCGCTTACGACCAGGAACTGGAACGACGCACACAGAACACTCGAGCAGCCGTCGAACGGGCCCAGGCACTATCGGCGCAGCGGGGGGACCTCGGATGGCCGGTGCGGAACCTTGACGACCCGTTCACCATGGATGTCCATCACGCCATCGACGCAGGCGAAGACCCAAACGACACGGCGCTCCCTCTCCTGCCCACATACATCGAACGTGACCATGACGCCCTGCTGCACCGAGCCGCCAGACAAGCCGAAGAGGGCCGCAGCGCATTGACGACCCTGATCGGCGGATCCTCTACGGGCAAGACCCGCGCGTGCTGGGAGACGCTCCAGCGACTGCCGGGCACGTGGCGGCTCTGGCATCCGATCGATCCGAGCTATCCCGAGGCTGCCCTGGACGGACTGCCCCGGGTCGGCCCCCGGACAGTGGTCTGGCTGAACGAAGTTCAGCACTACTTGCTCACCATGGACCCCACGCTGGGCGAACGCGTGGCCGCCGGTCTGCGAGAACTCCTGCGCTCACCCGACCGCGGCCCGGTGCTGCTCCTGGCCACGGCACACCCCGAAGACTGGAACCGACTCACCGGCGCTCCCCACGGCACAGGCGACAACCATCCCCAGGCACGCGCCCTGCTCACCAGAGCAGGAAGCTTCACAAGAATCCCCGACACATTCATCTGCGACCCGCAGCACCTGCTCCAAGCCGCACAGAGCGACCCCCGAATCGCCGAGGCACATGCCCATGCCAAGGGCGGACGGCTCACGCAGTACCTCGCGGGCGTACCCGCGCTGCTCGAACGGATCGACACCGCTCCGCCCCTGGCCGCAGCCACCATCTGCGCCGCCATGGACCTGCGGCGTCTGGGCCACAGCCCCGCCCTGCCCACAGCATTACTGGAAGCAACAGCGCACGCGCTCGTCACGGACGAGCAGTGGAACCAACACGCTCATACTGGCTGGTTGAAAAACACCCTTACCTACCTGTCCACCTCCTGCAAGGGAGTCCCCGGCCCCCTCACCCTCATCAGGCAACGACCTGGCACATCGCCCCCGGACCAAGAGCACTACCGCCTGTCCGACTACCTCGAAGAACTCGGCCGCTACACCCGCCGCCGCTACTGCCCCGCTCCGCAGTTCTGGACCGCGGCACTGCAGTACGCTCTCTCCCGCGACGACCGGCGCGCACTCGCCCGAGCTGCGCACGACCGCGGCCGGGTCGGTATTGCCGCGTCGATTCTCGACGAATACAGCCTTCCTGGTCTCTTCGACCGCTCCTCCGACTACGCGCTCGGAGAGGAAGCCAGGACGGCCCGCGCGGAAGCCGCCCTGATACGGATCACGAAGGAGCGAGCACCCGACACACCGCGCGTGCTGGACCTCTTCTTCAAGGAGAAAGAGGCCCGTAGTCTGCAGGAACTCGGCGAGCAAGAGCGCGCTGACGCGATCTGGGAGGAACTCGCCGAAGCTCGCTTCCCCGGGGCATGCATGAGGATCGGCGACAGACACAAGGAAGCAGGGAGGCGAACGGAAGCCGAGCAGTGGTACCGGAAAGGCGCCGATTCCGGTGACCCCGAAGCCATGCAGGCGTTGGTGTTCCTACTTGCTGAAGACGGGCTCCTTGAAGAAGCCACCGAGTGGACCGAACGTATCGCCGACGTGGGCGACATCTACGCCTACTCCCGCCTCGCTTACCGATTCGAGGAGGTGGGCGATGCCAGCCGGGCCAAGGAGTACTTCCGCAAAGCCGTCGATGCCGGACTGATCGACTGCTACACAGACCTGATCCGAGTGCACTGGAACGAAGGAGACCAGGACACCGCACAGCGCCTCTACAATGAAGCCGTCCAGTCGGGTGAGACCAGCGGTCCCATGATGAAGGCGGAGCGCGCTGGTGAACACGCCACAGCGGACGAACTCGCTTTCACAGCGGTCGACCACGGAACAGTTCAGCCACTGCGACAACTGCTCTGGCACCGGCTGCAGCAACCGGACACCACCCTCGGCGAGACCCTCGCCCGCAAAGCCATTGACGCCGGCGAGGCCTTCATCGTCCACGGTCTGGCCGAACTTTTCTCCCCATCCGAGCACCCTCAGTCCCTCAAGGCCATGCAACGGGTATTCGAAAGCGCCGACGAGATTGGCTCGTCACACCCCGACGCATAG
- a CDS encoding helix-turn-helix domain-containing protein produces the protein MGDEQFDSVEALLEEARLTARMPEPAERLRLRQAAGLSRAQVAAAVGVGRQTVANWEDGTTDPQPPGRFKYLRLLEGLAQIHPAAPAQGLAETAAPVAGSAVPETAWGPDGLAVQGEPGSCLRCGVTTPYKATDGRSLHPGAMCQPPAAASPPQTAATPAPAPTAAPSAAPAPVPSRPQRRAKSAARAQAETAGLIGQAVHEELERAQGDADAAMKALVKRAIPDVMRLFDETRATARYTYTAYPALPDILKKPSKKEPDQIWEARPNFHHPHYSLKSRGSVAVTALDVNAAYLSALKTWLPIGKLEHSTGTDGVDPKRSGVHLITPSPWHHPHLPDPLGDRDQPGPLWVTNATLRLLLRLSGPKYGLLDPPVIHESWTSGATENFLDALRKTLTAARETAIVEDDTITFEYIKAMYSKFISTMGESIHNRQIMRPDWMHIIHSQAYANLWGKAYKAHQAGLDVIAMMGTDELHVTGDWRKVFSEGRGVAQMKIKHSDAKASGEYTIGTAAR, from the coding sequence ATGGGTGATGAGCAATTCGACAGTGTGGAGGCGTTGCTGGAGGAGGCGCGGCTGACGGCGCGTATGCCGGAGCCGGCCGAGCGTCTGCGTCTGCGTCAGGCCGCCGGTCTCTCCCGTGCCCAGGTGGCGGCGGCGGTGGGCGTCGGCCGACAGACGGTCGCCAACTGGGAAGACGGCACCACCGATCCGCAGCCGCCGGGACGCTTCAAGTATCTGCGGCTGCTGGAGGGCCTGGCCCAGATTCACCCCGCAGCCCCGGCCCAAGGACTCGCCGAGACGGCCGCCCCGGTCGCAGGATCCGCTGTTCCGGAGACCGCGTGGGGCCCCGACGGGCTGGCCGTGCAGGGCGAGCCCGGCTCCTGCCTCCGCTGCGGCGTTACGACGCCCTATAAGGCCACCGACGGCCGTTCCCTGCACCCCGGTGCCATGTGCCAGCCCCCAGCCGCCGCGTCGCCGCCTCAGACCGCCGCCACGCCCGCGCCCGCTCCGACCGCTGCGCCGTCGGCGGCTCCGGCGCCGGTGCCCTCGCGGCCGCAGCGCCGGGCGAAGTCCGCGGCCCGCGCCCAGGCGGAGACCGCCGGCCTCATCGGCCAGGCCGTGCACGAAGAGCTGGAACGTGCTCAAGGTGACGCCGACGCTGCCATGAAGGCCCTGGTCAAGCGTGCCATTCCGGATGTCATGCGCCTGTTCGACGAAACCCGGGCCACCGCCCGCTATACCTACACCGCCTACCCGGCCCTGCCCGACATCCTCAAGAAGCCCTCGAAGAAGGAGCCGGACCAGATCTGGGAGGCCCGCCCCAACTTCCACCACCCCCACTACTCCCTCAAAAGCCGTGGGAGCGTCGCGGTCACCGCCCTGGACGTCAACGCCGCCTACCTCTCCGCCCTCAAAACCTGGCTCCCGATCGGGAAGCTGGAACACTCCACCGGCACGGACGGCGTGGACCCCAAGCGCTCCGGAGTCCACTTGATCACCCCCTCACCCTGGCATCACCCCCACCTGCCCGACCCCCTCGGCGACCGCGACCAACCCGGCCCCCTCTGGGTCACCAACGCCACCCTGCGCCTCCTGCTACGCCTCTCCGGGCCGAAATACGGCCTCCTCGACCCGCCGGTCATTCACGAATCGTGGACGTCCGGCGCGACCGAGAATTTCCTGGACGCCCTGCGGAAGACGCTCACCGCCGCACGGGAGACCGCCATCGTGGAGGACGACACCATCACCTTCGAATACATCAAGGCGATGTACTCGAAGTTCATCTCCACAATGGGCGAATCGATCCACAACCGCCAGATCATGCGCCCGGACTGGATGCACATCATCCACAGCCAGGCGTACGCCAACCTCTGGGGCAAGGCATACAAGGCCCACCAGGCCGGTCTGGACGTCATCGCCATGATGGGCACCGACGAGCTCCACGTCACCGGCGACTGGCGGAAGGTCTTCTCCGAAGGGCGGGGCGTCGCCCAGATGAAGATCAAGCACAGCGACGCCAAGGCGTCCGGTGAGTACACCATCGGCACGGCGGCCCGCTGA
- a CDS encoding transcriptional regulator, with protein sequence MAGTSGRWRDLGAFRARGVHGGVALAEGIDRMVTGIESPVDSERGLAARLRYLTASDAGYEAMDRAGIHVRPRTLIAWLAGEQTPTKANLARLDAAYWDLRRRNVVADLKRRLNNRGRGTRIEIDPVDQSRVQHRHQRDLETRNINVRGAAWDRAIDAWIAEDTQELKAIWDDIIQSTLGTDWDAYTHVSSIGWAA encoded by the coding sequence ATGGCCGGCACCAGCGGCCGGTGGAGAGACCTGGGCGCCTTCCGCGCCCGAGGCGTCCACGGCGGAGTGGCCCTGGCCGAAGGCATCGACCGCATGGTCACCGGCATCGAATCCCCCGTCGACTCCGAACGCGGTCTCGCCGCCCGCCTGCGCTACCTCACCGCCAGCGACGCCGGCTACGAGGCCATGGACCGCGCAGGCATCCACGTCCGCCCCCGCACCCTCATCGCATGGCTGGCCGGGGAACAGACCCCCACCAAGGCCAACCTCGCTCGCCTGGACGCCGCGTACTGGGACCTGCGCCGCCGCAACGTCGTCGCCGACCTCAAGCGCCGGCTCAACAACCGCGGCCGCGGAACCCGCATCGAGATCGACCCCGTCGACCAGTCCCGCGTCCAACACAGACACCAGCGCGACCTGGAGACCCGCAACATCAACGTCCGCGGCGCTGCATGGGACAGAGCCATCGACGCCTGGATCGCCGAAGATACGCAGGAACTCAAAGCCATCTGGGACGACATCATCCAAAGCACCCTCGGCACCGACTGGGACGCCTACACCCACGTCTCCTCCATCGGCTGGGCCGCCTGA
- a CDS encoding DUF6283 family protein, whose amino-acid sequence MPSSLRPPAPRPCDSCPYRCDVPAGIWAQEEYDKLRRYDAPTPDQPQALFQCHQADGDSDVRRICAGWAGCHGAHLLALRIAVLEGRIEAATYQTASEYVSPVPLFASGSEAADHGQAGIDQPSGEADRLIAKISRVRGDLRT is encoded by the coding sequence ATGCCCTCTTCGCTTCGCCCACCGGCCCCCCGCCCCTGTGACAGCTGCCCCTACCGGTGCGATGTTCCCGCAGGTATCTGGGCGCAGGAGGAGTACGACAAGCTCCGCCGCTATGACGCTCCCACGCCTGACCAGCCACAGGCGTTGTTCCAGTGCCACCAGGCCGATGGTGACAGCGACGTGCGTCGTATCTGCGCCGGTTGGGCGGGATGCCATGGTGCTCATCTGCTGGCACTGCGGATAGCCGTGCTGGAGGGCCGCATCGAGGCCGCGACATACCAGACAGCGTCCGAGTACGTGTCGCCGGTGCCGCTGTTCGCCTCCGGCAGTGAAGCAGCCGACCACGGCCAGGCGGGCATTGACCAGCCCAGCGGTGAAGCCGACCGGTTGATCGCCAAGATCTCCCGGGTGCGTGGAGACCTTCGCACCTGA